One Avibacterium avium genomic window carries:
- the rnd gene encoding ribonuclease D has product MSLVIKEIHSPPLFEMVESDQTLFDVCQKAAQCRHIALDTEFIRIRTFYPKLGLIQLYDGQTVSLIDPSKISDFSPFIQLLANPRIVKVLHACKEDLEIFHHYFQQVPTPIVDTQVVAHFLGLGASAGFAGLVEHFFQLKLDKGASRTDWLARPLSDSQCRYAAADVWYLLPLHQQLDQQLAQSPWQGAVQFECENLVKNSQQSKSADMAYLDIANSWRLNAQELMRLKLLAKWRYDEAIKRDLALNFVVKAEHLWLLAKNDPKNTSQLLELGLTTAEVRIHGKKMLQILDKARRSSVEDYPATISRLADDERYRPALKALQHCLKEITPANLPADVLATKRSLEELMKWCWIKQQDPNQLPLLLQGWRAEYGQKLLQSLQNF; this is encoded by the coding sequence ATGAGTTTAGTGATTAAAGAAATTCATTCTCCACCTTTGTTTGAAATGGTGGAATCCGATCAGACTTTATTCGATGTTTGTCAAAAAGCAGCGCAGTGTCGTCATATTGCTTTGGATACCGAATTTATCCGAATTCGCACCTTTTACCCGAAATTAGGGCTGATCCAGCTTTATGACGGGCAAACTGTGAGCTTGATTGATCCAAGCAAAATTAGCGATTTTTCGCCTTTTATTCAATTATTGGCGAACCCAAGGATTGTCAAAGTGTTGCACGCTTGCAAAGAAGATTTGGAAATTTTTCACCATTATTTTCAACAAGTGCCAACCCCCATTGTGGATACGCAAGTGGTGGCGCATTTTTTAGGGCTTGGTGCATCAGCAGGGTTTGCAGGTTTGGTAGAGCATTTTTTTCAACTTAAATTAGACAAAGGCGCTTCGCGTACGGATTGGCTGGCACGTCCATTAAGCGATAGCCAGTGCCGTTATGCGGCGGCTGATGTGTGGTATTTATTGCCCCTACATCAACAATTAGATCAACAGCTTGCACAAAGCCCTTGGCAAGGTGCGGTGCAATTTGAATGCGAAAATTTAGTGAAAAACAGCCAGCAGAGCAAATCAGCGGATATGGCATATTTGGATATTGCCAATAGTTGGCGATTAAATGCACAGGAATTGATGCGTTTAAAACTTCTAGCAAAATGGCGTTATGACGAAGCGATAAAACGAGATTTAGCGCTAAATTTTGTGGTAAAAGCGGAACATTTATGGTTATTAGCAAAAAATGATCCCAAAAATACGTCGCAGTTGTTGGAACTAGGTTTAACTACCGCTGAGGTGCGTATTCACGGCAAAAAAATGTTGCAAATTTTAGATAAAGCAAGGCGAAGCAGTGTAGAAGATTATCCAGCGACAATTTCTCGCTTGGCTGATGATGAACGCTATCGCCCAGCTTTAAAAGCGTTACAGCATTGTTTAAAAGAGATAACACCAGCGAATCTACCCGCTGATGTTTTGGCCACCAAACGTAGCTTAGAAGAGCTAATGAAATGGTGCTGGATTAAACAACAAGATCCAAATCAGCTGCCTTTGTTGTTACAAGGTTGGCGTGCGGAATACGGTCAAAAACTGTTGCAATCTTTACAAAACTTTTAA
- the gloB gene encoding hydroxyacylglutathione hydrolase: protein MLVPIPALDDNYIWLYARENLPVIVIDIAESAPLLAYLQQHQLEVEAVLLTHKHQDHVGGLAEFKQHYPNVPVFGPQETADLGATQIINEGEIHTTHYQIQVLPSGGHTENHVSFVVDGHLFCGDTLFSGGCGRVFTGDYAQMFDSLQRLKALPDSTIVCPAHEYTLSNLKFAEKVLPKSTFLTDYVAKIAALRQQRQPSLPTTLGLEKRVNPFLQAENLAQFTQWRKLKDQN, encoded by the coding sequence ATGTTAGTACCCATTCCTGCCCTTGATGATAACTATATTTGGCTGTATGCACGAGAAAATTTACCTGTAATTGTGATCGACATCGCAGAAAGCGCGCCTTTGCTTGCTTATTTACAGCAACATCAGCTTGAAGTGGAAGCGGTGCTGCTTACTCATAAGCATCAAGATCACGTTGGCGGCTTGGCAGAATTTAAACAGCATTATCCTAATGTCCCAGTTTTTGGCCCACAAGAAACCGCAGACTTGGGCGCAACGCAAATCATTAATGAAGGGGAAATTCACACCACGCATTATCAAATCCAAGTGCTGCCCTCGGGCGGTCACACGGAAAATCACGTGAGTTTTGTGGTGGACGGTCATTTATTTTGTGGTGATACTTTATTTTCGGGCGGTTGCGGACGCGTGTTTACAGGGGATTACGCACAAATGTTTGATTCGCTCCAACGGCTCAAAGCCTTGCCTGATAGCACCATTGTTTGCCCTGCGCACGAATATACCTTAAGCAATTTAAAATTTGCCGAGAAAGTGTTGCCAAAATCAACATTTTTGACAGATTATGTGGCGAAAATTGCCGCTTTACGCCAACAGCGCCAACCAAGCTTACCCACCACCTTGGGGCTAGAAAAACGGGTTAATCCTTTCTTACAAGCAGAAAATTTGGCGCAATTTACCCAATGGCGAAAATTAAAAGATCAGAACTAG
- a CDS encoding class I SAM-dependent methyltransferase: MKWNILNNAPIETPLSWQQVPQGARYCSLIQQYLTKHFAQISGDYCLKLGALSGEVAYYPCDQQIIVSEKIPQNLTALSQCPHIDLVQAQATGLPFIDECFSACLLAHGLHFTADPHQVLREITRTLNQEGILFLSLFNPLSLFSLKQHLPFGTNKLPFHPYFATRIVDWLSLLNFDLLDQQCLSLQGKPHYFGEIMIIVAQKRTFPMTLNPQTSPFSPVLNPANAFHQAAKAERLIKNNSLK, encoded by the coding sequence ATGAAGTGGAATATTTTAAACAATGCGCCAATAGAAACACCGCTAAGCTGGCAACAGGTGCCACAAGGTGCGCGCTATTGTAGCCTAATTCAGCAATATTTAACAAAGCACTTTGCACAAATTTCGGGAGATTATTGTCTCAAATTGGGCGCGTTAAGTGGTGAAGTGGCGTATTATCCTTGCGATCAACAAATTATTGTGAGCGAAAAAATTCCGCAAAATTTGACCGCACTTTCACAATGCCCACACATCGATTTAGTGCAAGCTCAAGCCACGGGACTGCCTTTTATTGATGAATGTTTCTCTGCCTGCTTACTTGCGCACGGCTTGCATTTCACCGCTGATCCGCACCAAGTGTTACGCGAAATTACGCGCACGCTCAACCAAGAAGGGATCTTATTTCTTTCCTTATTTAATCCGCTCAGCCTGTTTTCCCTTAAACAACATTTGCCTTTTGGCACAAATAAATTGCCGTTTCACCCTTATTTTGCCACTAGGATTGTGGATTGGCTAAGCCTGCTCAATTTCGATCTGCTTGATCAGCAATGCTTATCTTTGCAAGGGAAACCCCATTATTTTGGCGAAATAATGATCATTGTGGCACAAAAGCGCACGTTTCCAATGACCTTAAATCCCCAAACATCGCCCTTTTCCCCTGTTCTCAACCCTGCCAATGCGTTTCACCAAGCCGCCAAAGCGGAAAGGCTCATCAAAAACAACTCATTGAAATAA